A stretch of Paenibacillus peoriae DNA encodes these proteins:
- a CDS encoding YcxB family protein, translating to MQQSETLLYTYRLTLRDIMLFNFCLKYQKSTGLKLMASIQFLLVIMATYKLIVDNEVDPNTIAMFFFPFLVFVIIPFFTIKEVKANYLNHPQWPIEKDYEFSKEGLHFTYSAGYNWDEVKGVINTLTAFYILLPNHKFILVPKRIFSSRLERRQFKELLITQIRSERWDYKFIDKMSKLNRE from the coding sequence ATGCAACAATCAGAGACATTACTGTACACGTACAGGCTAACATTGAGAGATATCATGTTATTTAATTTTTGTTTGAAGTATCAGAAGTCTACTGGGCTTAAGTTGATGGCATCAATCCAGTTTCTGTTGGTCATTATGGCTACATACAAGCTTATAGTAGATAATGAAGTAGATCCTAATACGATAGCGATGTTCTTCTTTCCATTCTTAGTTTTTGTAATTATTCCTTTCTTTACTATTAAAGAAGTGAAAGCTAACTACCTAAATCACCCACAATGGCCTATTGAAAAAGATTATGAGTTTTCAAAGGAGGGTCTTCATTTTACGTACTCTGCGGGTTACAACTGGGATGAAGTAAAGGGGGTCATTAATACGCTGACTGCCTTTTATATATTGCTGCCTAATCATAAATTTATATTGGTCCCCAAGCGGATTTTTTCTAGTAGACTGGAGCGCCGACAATTCAAAGAACTGTTGATAACCCAGATCAGATCAGAGAGATGGGATTATAAATTTATAGACAAAATGAGCAAATTAAATAGAGAATAA
- a CDS encoding ATP-grasp domain-containing protein — MYLLFCSDPLNSKSVDMDYREECEVAQSLGFDIGLVNFDNLIEDEQEGSGSNPYIVSKNMREYVANQGSEYVNALYRGWMLRPKVYGAWTAALEAKRIRMLTSAKSYSNCHYFPDSYSLIQNFTPRSVWLERDQLDAEHIREAVMPFGTTAIMVKDFVKSRKHDWLDACYIPDASDRVHVERVIRRFVELQGTELNGGVVLREFVPLEFLTLHPKSGMPLSKEYRLFFMFGEPVFTVNYWDEAAYETVPTDLDEFIQIARQIQSPFFTMDIARTQAGQWIIIELGDGQVSGLPEHTDLEAFYTNLKKAVVNRGLW; from the coding sequence ATGTATCTTCTATTTTGTAGCGATCCTCTGAATTCTAAAAGTGTAGATATGGATTACCGTGAAGAGTGCGAGGTTGCACAGAGTCTTGGTTTTGATATAGGGTTGGTCAATTTCGATAATCTGATCGAGGATGAACAGGAAGGATCAGGGTCTAACCCATATATTGTTTCTAAGAATATGCGGGAGTATGTTGCTAATCAGGGAAGCGAGTACGTGAACGCGCTATACCGTGGATGGATGTTAAGGCCCAAAGTATATGGTGCTTGGACTGCAGCCTTGGAGGCAAAGCGAATCAGGATGCTGACAAGTGCTAAGAGTTATAGCAACTGTCACTATTTTCCCGATTCATACTCGTTAATTCAAAATTTTACGCCTCGGAGTGTATGGCTGGAGCGGGACCAATTGGATGCGGAGCATATTCGAGAGGCGGTCATGCCTTTTGGAACGACAGCAATAATGGTCAAGGACTTCGTTAAATCACGGAAACATGATTGGCTGGACGCCTGTTATATCCCGGATGCGTCAGATCGGGTGCATGTGGAACGGGTGATTCGTCGTTTTGTTGAACTTCAGGGGACAGAATTGAATGGAGGAGTTGTGTTAAGGGAGTTCGTACCTTTAGAATTTCTTACCCTTCACCCCAAAAGTGGCATGCCCTTGTCTAAAGAATATCGTCTATTCTTCATGTTCGGAGAGCCTGTTTTTACAGTTAATTACTGGGATGAGGCTGCATATGAGACCGTTCCTACAGATCTGGATGAATTTATTCAGATTGCACGTCAAATCCAAAGTCCATTTTTCACAATGGATATTGCTCGTACACAAGCAGGACAATGGATTATTATAGAATTGGGAGATGGGCAAGTTTCGGGACTGCCTGAGCACACGGATCTTGAAGCGTTCTATACAAATTTAAAAAAAGCGGTGGTGAACCGTGGATTATGGTAA
- a CDS encoding tellurite resistance TerB family protein — protein MSTFKNWLNTTKKGLGDQVKKFKNKDFMEAVVAGCALVAFADGTISPEEKTKMAGYINISEELKVFDMGEVINRFNHYVANFEFSPEIGKQEALKAIGKLKGKPEVGRLVVGVCSAIGAADGDFDANEQRIVAEICGALGLNPSEFSL, from the coding sequence ATGAGTACATTTAAAAATTGGTTGAATACAACTAAAAAAGGACTTGGAGACCAAGTTAAGAAGTTTAAGAATAAAGATTTTATGGAAGCTGTTGTTGCAGGCTGTGCATTAGTAGCATTTGCTGACGGTACGATTAGTCCGGAAGAGAAAACGAAAATGGCCGGATACATAAATATCAGTGAAGAATTGAAAGTGTTTGATATGGGTGAGGTCATCAACCGTTTCAATCACTATGTAGCGAACTTTGAGTTTTCACCTGAAATCGGTAAACAGGAAGCACTGAAGGCGATTGGTAAATTGAAGGGTAAGCCAGAAGTAGGCCGACTTGTCGTTGGCGTATGTAGCGCTATTGGCGCAGCTGATGGTGACTTTGATGCCAATGAGCAGCGAATTGTGGCTGAGATTTGCGGCGCGCTTGGTTTGAATCCGTCTGAATTTAGTCTGTAA
- a CDS encoding TerD family protein has protein sequence MAVINLVKGQKIDLTKGNTGLTKVIAGLGWDPVQSKGFFGFKKQPNIDCDASAILLDANGKLTQSDNVVCFHNKKSPCGSVVHSGDNLTGQGDGDDEQIAIDLARIPANVDKVLVVVNIYDCVNRKQDFGMIEKAYIRILDGANSKELVTFNLSDNYEGLTALVCGELYRHNNEWKFAAIGEGTHAVHIDVLAQRYM, from the coding sequence GTGGCTGTAATTAATCTGGTCAAGGGCCAGAAAATTGATTTGACCAAGGGAAACACAGGACTGACCAAGGTTATAGCAGGATTGGGATGGGACCCTGTACAGTCCAAAGGATTTTTTGGCTTCAAGAAGCAACCGAACATTGATTGTGATGCTTCTGCCATTTTGCTGGACGCAAACGGGAAACTGACTCAGTCGGACAATGTAGTGTGTTTCCACAATAAAAAAAGTCCATGCGGCTCTGTCGTGCATTCCGGTGATAATCTGACCGGACAAGGCGACGGTGATGATGAACAAATTGCGATTGACCTGGCACGTATTCCTGCCAATGTCGACAAAGTGCTTGTTGTTGTGAATATATATGATTGCGTTAACCGGAAACAGGACTTCGGCATGATCGAGAAAGCGTATATCCGCATTCTGGACGGTGCTAATTCCAAGGAACTGGTGACGTTTAATTTATCTGATAATTATGAAGGGCTGACCGCACTGGTCTGTGGAGAACTCTATCGTCATAACAACGAATGGAAGTTTGCTGCAATCGGTGAAGGAACCCATGCCGTACATATTGATGTGCTGGCTCAGCGTTATATGTAA
- a CDS encoding TerD family protein produces MAINLSKGQKIDLTKTNPGLSKITVGLGWDTNKYDGGKDFDLDVSVFLANAEGKVESDKNFVFFNNPQNENGSVVHTGDNRTGDGDGDDEQIKIDLGSVPANVEKIAFTITIYEAQERSQNFGQVSRAYARIVNEANNEELVRFDLGEDFSIETGVVVGELYRHSGEWKFNAIGSGYQDGLAGLTRDYGLA; encoded by the coding sequence ATGGCAATTAACTTATCCAAAGGTCAAAAAATCGATTTGACGAAAACAAATCCAGGTTTGTCCAAAATCACAGTGGGTCTCGGTTGGGACACAAACAAATATGATGGCGGTAAAGACTTTGACCTGGACGTATCCGTATTTTTGGCTAATGCGGAAGGTAAAGTAGAATCCGATAAGAACTTTGTCTTTTTTAATAACCCACAAAATGAGAACGGTTCTGTCGTTCATACAGGGGATAACCGCACAGGTGATGGCGACGGAGATGACGAGCAAATTAAAATTGATCTGGGTAGCGTGCCAGCTAACGTTGAAAAGATCGCTTTTACGATTACAATCTATGAAGCACAAGAACGCAGCCAAAACTTTGGACAAGTGTCCCGTGCTTACGCTCGTATCGTAAACGAAGCAAACAATGAAGAATTGGTCCGCTTTGATCTGGGAGAAGATTTCTCAATCGAAACAGGCGTTGTTGTAGGCGAACTGTATCGTCATAGCGGTGAATGGAAGTTCAATGCCATTGGTAGCGGCTACCAAGATGGTCTTGCAGGATTGACGCGCGATTACGGTTTGGCATAA
- a CDS encoding TerD family protein — translation MTISLSKGQRIDLTKTNPGLTRVVVGLGWDTNKYSGGADFDLDASAFLLYEDGKAKAADDFVFYNNPTGGAGSVTHTGDNRTGEGDGDDEQIIVDFSKIPANIHRIGITVTIYDYEARAQNFGQVSNAFVRVVDAATDREVLRYDLGEDFSTETAVVFCEFYRQNADWKFQAIGSGFAGGLGALAKNYGLDAQ, via the coding sequence ATGACCATTAGCCTTTCCAAAGGACAACGTATTGATCTGACCAAAACGAATCCTGGCTTGACTCGTGTCGTTGTAGGTCTTGGATGGGATACGAATAAATACAGTGGTGGCGCGGACTTTGACCTGGATGCTTCAGCTTTCCTACTTTATGAAGACGGCAAAGCCAAAGCTGCGGATGATTTTGTATTTTACAACAACCCGACAGGTGGAGCAGGATCGGTTACCCATACAGGCGATAACCGCACAGGTGAGGGCGATGGGGATGACGAGCAAATCATCGTTGATTTCTCGAAGATTCCTGCGAACATCCACCGTATCGGGATCACGGTTACCATTTATGATTACGAGGCACGCGCGCAAAACTTTGGTCAAGTATCCAATGCTTTTGTGCGTGTGGTAGATGCAGCAACGGATCGTGAAGTGCTGCGCTACGATTTGGGAGAAGATTTTTCCACCGAAACGGCCGTCGTATTCTGTGAATTTTACCGTCAGAATGCAGACTGGAAATTCCAGGCTATCGGTAGTGGCTTTGCTGGTGGATTGGGTGCGCTTGCTAAAAACTATGGCTTGGACGCTCAATAA